The proteins below come from a single Deferribacterota bacterium genomic window:
- a CDS encoding lytic murein transglycosylase, with the protein MKKPLFLILIFSFLCLANGIADVKRDMANKLYEKYNIPKDYSLKLLNNYTYNKKIIELMNRPAEEKKWGYYKKLFLTEKMIKKGIYFYNKHKNLINEISIKFNVSPEILISILGVESYYGDHRSNIRVLDALGTLAFHYKRRSNYFIGELEHFIYYTYKNKIDPYTIKGSYAGAIGMPQFMPSSIISFGYDYDGNGQVDLDKSLADSLASTANFLKKHGWQDNMPTAILLYVPNKHNESLLLDKSFTVNRLKKLNIKFSLPINKNIKCSVIKTEDKDNKVNYWAIFKNFHVLKKYNPSNNYALVIILLAKKIEKYNEVIK; encoded by the coding sequence ATGAAAAAGCCACTATTTTTAATTTTAATCTTTTCTTTTCTCTGCCTAGCAAATGGAATAGCTGATGTAAAAAGAGATATGGCAAATAAACTATATGAAAAATATAATATACCTAAAGATTATTCTCTAAAACTCCTAAATAATTATACTTATAATAAAAAGATTATAGAATTGATGAATAGACCAGCAGAAGAAAAAAAATGGGGCTACTATAAAAAGCTATTTTTAACAGAAAAAATGATAAAAAAAGGTATTTATTTTTATAATAAACATAAAAACCTAATTAATGAAATTTCAATCAAATTTAATGTCTCGCCTGAGATACTAATCTCTATTTTAGGTGTAGAATCCTATTATGGAGATCATCGTTCAAATATAAGGGTGTTAGATGCTCTTGGAACCCTTGCTTTTCATTATAAAAGGCGTTCTAACTACTTTATAGGAGAACTAGAGCATTTTATATATTATACATACAAAAATAAAATAGATCCCTATACTATAAAGGGTTCTTATGCTGGCGCTATAGGTATGCCTCAATTTATGCCTAGTTCTATAATTTCATTTGGCTATGATTATGATGGGAACGGACAGGTTGATCTAGATAAATCTTTAGCTGATAGCCTGGCAAGTACAGCTAATTTTTTAAAAAAGCACGGTTGGCAGGACAATATGCCAACAGCAATACTCCTATATGTGCCTAACAAACATAATGAATCCCTCCTTTTAGACAAAAGCTTTACAGTGAACAGATTAAAAAAATTAAATATTAAGTTTTCACTACCAATAAATAAAAATATTAAATGTAGCGTTATAAAAACTGAGGATAAAGACAATAAAGTTAATTACTGGGCTATTTTTAAGAATTTTCATGTATTAAAAAAATACAATCCTTCAAATAACTACGCCTTAGTAATTATATTATTAGCAAAAAAAATAGAAAAATATAATGAGGTAATAAAATGA